From Oreochromis aureus strain Israel breed Guangdong linkage group 4, ZZ_aureus, whole genome shotgun sequence, a single genomic window includes:
- the slc1a9 gene encoding solute carrier family 1 member 9: protein MTNQPTANQSNANKEKEKEENQRDDNTEIAYKDAGHCSRNTHNLLLGLTVMGVVMGAVFGMMLRYMQVTDSAALTMVSFPGEILMRMLKMLILPLIISSLITGLAGLDARSSGRMGSRAMVYYMSTTVIAAVLGVILVLGIHPGNPKLRGGNSSSTSTKNQEVSSLDAFLDLIRNLFPENLVQACFQQVQTVLKKVPVAAPNQTEPILVNRKKLEYKWGMNVLGLIGFFITFGICMGRMGERGKVMCDFFNILNEIIMTMVSMIMWYSPVGIASLIAGKIAAIGDLEVVARQLGMYMVTVIVGLVIHGGLILPAIFFAITRKSPFAFYSGIFQAWITALGTASSAGTLPVTFRCLEENLKIDKRVTRFVLPIGATINMDGTALYEAVAAIFIAQMNDITLDGGQIITVSMTATLASVGAASIPSAGLVTMLLILTAVGLPTQDISLLIAVDWLLDRMRTSINVVGDSFGAGIVDHLSKTELTELDAAEMQTLPQEEELDFVPPPPILTEMDMVDPLKPPELPPRSPRPPKQNHHSHILSQSHSITYSPSRSIRSPSPRSISSPSPRSVCSHSPRPFRTHSPRLLRRTEPGYCVLPSHDNQIPTLPRSYRERERERERDRERERLRRESETEEEEERERVLGEVSDGEESDDTAYDRRHAIPPCDLP from the exons ATGACAAACCAGCCGACAGCCAACCAGTCCAACGCAAAcaaggagaaggagaaagaagaaaaccagCGAGATGACAACACGGAGATTGCGTATAAAGATGCTGGCCATTGTAGCCGCAACACACACAACCTGCTGCTGGGACTCACGGTTATGG GCGTCGTCATGGGAGCCGTTTTTGGGATGATGCTGCGGTACATGCAGGTGACAGACAGCGCCGCTCTCACAATGGTTTCCTTTCCTGGAGAAATACTCATGAGGATGCTGAAGATGCTCATCCTGCCTCTTATTATCTCCAGCCTTATCACAG GGCTTGCTGGTCTAGACGCGCGCTCCAGTGGAAGGATGGGTAGCCGAGCCATGGTGTACTACATGTCCACCACTGTAATCGCTGCCGTCCTCGGGGTCATCCTAGTGTTAGGGATCCACCCAGGGAACCCTAAACTGAGGGGAGGCAACTCATCATCCACCTCCACGAAAAACCAGGAAGTCAGCAGTCTGGACGCTTTCCTTGACCTGATTCGAAACCTCTTCCCAGAAAACCTGGTGCAAGCCTGCTTCCAGCAG GTTCAGACGGTGCTGAAAAAGGTGCCGGTCGCAGCACCAAACCAAACTGAGCCCATATTagtcaacagaaaaaaactggAATACAAATGGGGCATGAACGTCCTCG GTTTAATTGGCTTCTTCATCACCTTTGGGATCTGCATGGGCCGGATGGGCGAGCGTGGGAAGGTCATGTGTGACTTCTTCAACATCCTCAATGAAATTATCATGACGATGGTGTCCATGATCATGTG GTACTCTCCTGTCGGCATCGCCTCTCTGATTGCAGGAAAGATCGCAGCTATCGGGGACCTGGAGGTGGTAGCCAGGCAGCTGGGCATGTACATGGTGACTGTCATTGTGGGTCTGGTGATCCACGGGGGCTTGATCCTACCCGCTATATTCTTTGCAATCACCAGAAAAAGCCCCTTTGCTTTCTACTCTGGGATCTTCCAGGCGTGGATCACAGCCTTGGGCACTGCTAGCAG CGCGGGGACGTTGCCGGTCACCTTCCGCTGCCTTGAGGAAAATCTGAAGATTGACAAGCGTGTGACTCGCTTCGTGCTGCCCATAGGTGCCACCATTAACATGGACGGCACCGCCTTGTATGAAGCCGTGGCCGCCATCTTTATTGCCCAAATGAATGACATCACCCTGGACGGTGGGCAGATCATCACTGTCAG TATGACCGCCACACTGGCCAGTGTTGGAGCCGCCAGTATTCCTAGCGCTGGACTGGTAACCATGCTACTGATCCTGACAGCTGTCGGCCTGCCTACCCAGGACATCAGCCTGCTGATCGCTGTCGACTGGCTGCT TGACCGAATGCGTACCTCCATCAATGTTGTTGGCGACTCGTTCGGTGCCGGGATTGTGGATCACTTGTCAAAGACGGAGCTCACCGAACTTGATGCAGCCGAAATGCAAACGCTCCCGCAAGAGGAAGAGCTCGATTTCGTCCCTCCGCCGCCAATCCTCACGGAGATGGACATGGTCGACCCTCTCAAACCGCCCGAGCTGCCTCCTCGTTCCCCTCGCCCACCCAAACAAAACCACCACAGTCACATACTCTCCCAATCCCACTCCATCACTTACTCGCCATCCCGTTCTATCCGGTCTCCGTCACCACGCTCCATCAGTTCTCCCTCTCCGCGTTCTGTCTGTTCCCACTCTCCCAGGCCTTTCCGTACTCATTCCCCACGCCTCCTGCGCAGGACAGAGCCGGGATATTGTGTCCTGCCCAGCCATGACAATCAG ATTCCCACACTGCCGCGCtcctacagagagagagagagggagcgagagagagacagggagcGGGAGCGACTGAGGCGAGAGAGTGAaactgaggaggaagaggagagggagagggttCTGGGCGAAGTAAGCGACGGCGAGGAGAGCGATGACACCGCTTATGATCGAAGGCACGCCATCCCACCGTGCGACCTGCCGTGA